The following coding sequences lie in one Arachis hypogaea cultivar Tifrunner chromosome 9, arahy.Tifrunner.gnm2.J5K5, whole genome shotgun sequence genomic window:
- the LOC112711831 gene encoding protein FANTASTIC FOUR 3-like, which translates to MAAIVCRGLQSHLESQIVESRTLRLRLPSSTKPLPPPLPPQPIDFSFKSCFWDSNVKTQYQNHQEEEENKKIGWSFLEAISQGTNKRATEKDEKEEAIYVHPQQKRSSMVLSPKSLELCTENLGNESGTDIGENGIDDVISSGSGGGNLETGEQQQRQYEASRQCCTAMKNKKAKTANFPPPLTTMRGSESLLLRPHREDGRLVIEVTKVPPTPSCFQAQRSHGRLRLSLLKIHNPSFDPQHKHENEPTTNEEEEEEEEETEDEEEEEEEEEYFACEEKRIIEMPRTCKEGCEHENHNNNESLLMLTNWSEPFWVATS; encoded by the coding sequence ATGGCTGCAATTGTGTGCCGAGGATTGCAGTCACACCTTGAGTCTCAGATTGTGGAGTCAAGAACACTCAGGTTGAGGTTACCTTCCTCAACAAAACCtctccctcctcctcttcctcctcaaccCATTGATTTCTCCTTCAAATCCTGCTTCTGGGATTCAAACGTCAAAACTCAATACCAGAAtcatcaagaagaagaagaaaacaagaagatTGGTTGGAGCTTCCTGGAAGCGATATCGCAGGGAACGAACAAGAGAGCAACAgagaaagatgaaaaagaagaagcaatcTATGTTCATCCTCAACAGAAGCGTTCTTCTATGGTTCTCAGCCCAAAGAGCTTGGAGCTGTGCACTGAGAACTTAGGGAACGAAAGCGGCACTGACATTGGAGAAAACGGCATTGATGACGTCATCTCTTCCGGTTCCGGTGGCGGGAATTTGGAGACAGGGGAGCAACAACAGCGACAGTACGAGGCAAGTCGTCAATGTTGTACGGCTATGAAGAATAAGAAAGCGAAAACGGCGAATTTTCCACCACCTTTGACAACGATGAGAGGATCGGAATCTCTGCTTCTGAGGCCCCACCGTGAGGATGGGCGGTTGGTGATTGAAGTCACAAAGGTCCCACCAACTCCCTCGTGCTTTCAAGCTCAGAGGAGCCATGGCCGCCTTCGCCTTTCCCTTTTGAAAATTCACAATCCCAGCTTTGACCCGCAACACAAACATGAAAATGAACCAACCAccaatgaggaagaagaagaagaagaagaagaaacagaggatgaagaagaagaagaagaagaagaagagtacttTGCATGTGAGGAGAAGAGGATTATTGAGATGCCGAGAACATGCAAAGAAGGGTGTGAACATGAAAACCATAATAACAATGAATCATTGTTGATGCTAACTAATTGGTCTGAGCCATTTTGGGTGGCTACTTCCTGA